The DNA segment CTGCCGTGGGGACGAGGTTTGTGACGGTTCTTGTGAGCCCTCGCCGTATTTCAGGGGGATGTCCGCGCTGCTCTGCCAGCGGCAGAACAGCGGGTGGACCGGGCTCGACGATCACTACGGTCCCGTCTCATGACGACGATTACGACGCGTACGGTCGAGTACCCGGCCGACGGTCTGACGATGATCGGGCACCTCGCGCTCCCGGCCGGTGTCGACCGCCGGCCCGCGGTGCTGCTCGGACCAGAGGGCACGGGGCTCAGCGACGTCGAGCGCCGCCGGGCCGATGCTCTCGCCGAGCTGGGATACATAGCGCTGGCCTTCGACCTTCACGGCGGGCGCTATTTGAGCGACCCCGAGGAGATGCTGGCCCGTTGCATGCCACTGCTCGCTGATCCCGACCGGATGCGAAGCATCGGGCATGCGGCGCTCGACGTGTTGCGCACCGAGCCGCGGACCGACCCCGACCGGATCGCCGCCGTCGGCTACGGCACCGGGGGCGCTGTCGGGCTGGAACTCGGGCGCGACGGCGTCGACCTGCGCGCGATCGGCACAGTCAACGCACTGACCACGGGCCGACCGGGCGAGGCGGCGCGAATTCGCTGCCCGGTGTGGGCCGGGGTCGGGTCGGAGGACCCGATCATGCCGCCCGCGCGACGGAACGCGTTCACCGCTGAGATGCAGGCCGCGGGCGTCGACTGGCGCCTCGCGGTCTACGGCGGCGCCTTGCACGCCTTCCACCATCCGCCGGTCGACCACCCCACGGTCCCCGGCGTCGGCTACCACCCGCAGCACGCGCAGCGAGCCTGGCGCGACGTCGTCGACCTGCTCGCCGAGTGCCTGCCCGTGACGGAGGATCTGGGGGCATGACCCAGGCGAACATGCCGGCCCCAGGCTTGGTCGGTCATGCACTGACCCGGCCGAGCGCGAGGCGGTCCTGAACGACGCGATGGACGGCATCGTCGCGTCCATCGCGATGCCGCTCCCGTCGGACCTGTGACGCCTCAAGCAGCGTGGACGGGTTCGGCAGATCGGGGCAGGGATGCGTCGGGCCGGACGGCGGGCCGGTGAGTCTGCGGGTCATGAGCGTGATCGAGGCGAGGGTGAGCAGCGACCAGCCGATAGGGTCGGGCGCTATGACTGACTGGACCGGGGTACGCGAGCGGGTTCTTGCTCTGGCCGCCGTCCCGGGCAGCGACAAGGTGTTCGGGGCGGTGGGACACGGCTTCGCACTCGCTGCACCTCTGACGGCGGCCGAGGTAGCCGATCTCGAGGCGTGGTTGGGTGTCGAGCTGCCCGAGGACTATCGCTCGTTCCTGCTGCACGTCGGAGCTGGCGGGGCCGGCCCGGCTTACGGCGTTTTTCCGGTGCGGCGCGAGGGGTCCGGCGGGTGGCACTGGATTGGATATTCCCCTGAGGAGTTCGAGCCGGGCGTGGTTGCCGAGTTGTTTCCGGGAGGGGCGGATCCAGAGACAGCGGCAGGGATCCTGGCCGAGCAGCCTTTCAGGGAGGAGTTCGACGACCTCGCCGATCTCGAAGCAGCCTTTGAGGTGTGGGAGGAGCGTCTGGCAGATGTGCAGTACGACCCGCGCTTCACTGCCGGGGCGCTTTGCCTGTGCGATGAGGGCTGCGGGCTGACGGCCTGGCTGGTTGTCACGGGATCGGAGCGCGGCCGAATGTGGCGTGACCCGCGCTCCGACGGCGAGGATCTGCATCCGATACGTCAAGCCGGCGGCTCTCGGTCGGACTTCGCCGGTTGGTACCTCGGGTGGCTCACGGCCGCCGAGGCCGCCTGCGGCCTGGACCGATAACAAGGCATCCGCTAACGATCCCGGCGAGCGCGATCTCTACGCCTGTTGCCCAGTTGCGTGGTGTCCGAGCCGTGCGCGCATGGAGACAGGGCTTCCTGCACAGCTTGCGGGTGTTCAAATCCGACCGAGCAACAGGGGCCCTGTTGTCGCAGCCTTCCGCTTGTGTCCCGCATCGTCCAACTCGGTTGCCTGTG comes from the Streptomyces sp. NBC_00820 genome and includes:
- a CDS encoding dienelactone hydrolase family protein; the protein is MTTITTRTVEYPADGLTMIGHLALPAGVDRRPAVLLGPEGTGLSDVERRRADALAELGYIALAFDLHGGRYLSDPEEMLARCMPLLADPDRMRSIGHAALDVLRTEPRTDPDRIAAVGYGTGGAVGLELGRDGVDLRAIGTVNALTTGRPGEAARIRCPVWAGVGSEDPIMPPARRNAFTAEMQAAGVDWRLAVYGGALHAFHHPPVDHPTVPGVGYHPQHAQRAWRDVVDLLAECLPVTEDLGA
- a CDS encoding SMI1/KNR4 family protein, which produces MSVIEARVSSDQPIGSGAMTDWTGVRERVLALAAVPGSDKVFGAVGHGFALAAPLTAAEVADLEAWLGVELPEDYRSFLLHVGAGGAGPAYGVFPVRREGSGGWHWIGYSPEEFEPGVVAELFPGGADPETAAGILAEQPFREEFDDLADLEAAFEVWEERLADVQYDPRFTAGALCLCDEGCGLTAWLVVTGSERGRMWRDPRSDGEDLHPIRQAGGSRSDFAGWYLGWLTAAEAACGLDR